One window of the Eucalyptus grandis isolate ANBG69807.140 chromosome 8, ASM1654582v1, whole genome shotgun sequence genome contains the following:
- the LOC104457169 gene encoding TMV resistance protein N codes for MITVPKMIEESDLAIIIFSKDNAYSRLCLEEVVKIMECKKQRDLKVFPVFYRVELGRVSGLKGSYRTGIEYFEKKLDKDVWKLMRWKDALQEAGSLSGWYLDDEMSEAKIIEDIVKKISELKMYDVFLSFRGKDVREYFVKGLNEALVQKGIKTFMDSENLLMGQDFPSKLKEAIEQSRMYVVVFSENYAESWWCLKELVQIQGEKNRTKQLLPIFYKVALGEVRGQNPREVSGKKQSYEKALTDHESEFGKRKVKKWKEALFKAANVNGIHLRDG; via the exons ATGATCACAGTTCCGAAGATGATCGAGGAATCGGACCTTgcaatcatcattttctccaaGGACAACGCCTATTCAAGGTTGTGTTTGGAAGAGGTGGTGAAAATCATGGAGTGTAAGAAGCAAAGAGACCTCAAGGTCTTTCCGGTGTTTTATAGAGTGGAATTAGGTAGAGTGAGTGGATTGAAAGGGAGTTACCGAACTGGTATcgaatattttgaaaagaagctCGACAAGGATGTGTGGAAATTGATGAGATGGAAGGACGCTCTCCAGGAGGCGGGTAGCTTGTCCGGGTGGTACTTGGATGATGA AATGTCGGAGGCCAAGATAATTGAAGACATCGTCAAAAAGATTTCTGAACTGAAAATGTACGATGTGTTTCTGAGCTTCAGAGGTAAGGATGTCCGTGAGTACTTTGTTAAGGGTCTAAACGAGGCCTTGGTGCAAAAGGGCATAAAGACTTTCATGGACAGCGAGAACTTATTGATGGGCCAGGATTTCCCATCGAAACTGAAGGAAGCCATTGAACAATCTCGCATGTACGTTGTCGTTTTCTCAGAAAACTACGCTGAATCTTGGTGGTGTCTGAAGGAGTTGGTGCAGATCCAAGGGGAGAAGAACAGAACAAAACAGCTGCTGCCGATATTTTATAAGGTGGCACTGGGGGAAGTAAGGGGACAGAATCCACgggaagtgagtggaaagaaaCAGAGTTATGAGAAAGCATTGACCGACCATGAAAGCGAATTTGGGAAGCGCAAGGTTAAAAAATGGAAGGAGGCTCTCTTTAAAGCTGCCAATGTGAATGGAATACATCTACGTGATGGGTAA